The genomic DNA ACACTTTGCACTCGCTATAAAGAAATCACTAACGTGGCCGATATTCATCTGAAGCTAAAGGAAGTTCTTAAGgacattttcaaaaatgaaGAAATCTTAATGACTGAGAGCTGCCAGACATTAATTGACCACCAAAATGAGTTTTGGGCGAGTGCTATGAATCTGGTATGCTTTGCTGAATTTACCACAGTGAGGCGAACTTTCACTTTCGAAGGCGAGGGTGTGCACGTAGATCTAGACGAAGCGGATTTTGGCTACAGTGTGGGAGAAATCGAGGTCCTCCTACCAGAGGGAGGAGACATGCAGGCGGCTCTGGACAAAATTGAAAGAACCGCAAAGAAGCTTGGTAAGCTCAAAGCTAATATATAATACTTGAAAATGCTTCCTGTTGAaaacaggtcaattcctgttgatttggggatattttaaGGATTTTT from Corythoichthys intestinalis isolate RoL2023-P3 chromosome 20, ASM3026506v1, whole genome shotgun sequence includes the following:
- the thtpa gene encoding thiamine-triphosphatase, translating into MSIEVERKFVCDAKSLKVLEEIGVCAGQCQFQDRYFDTPQFDLTLRDFWLRQRKGCWELKCPLAPVKGASATPGEPSRADTLCTRYKEITNVADIHLKLKEVLKDIFKNEEILMTESCQTLIDHQNEFWASAMNLVCFAEFTTVRRTFTFEGEGVHVDLDEADFGYSVGEIEVLLPEGGDMQAALDKIERTAKKLGVTGDQGVDGKMSVYLQRNYPAHYARLLSQNIL